One Myxosarcina sp. GI1 genomic window carries:
- the crtA gene encoding cyanoexosortase A: MTTKIDTRQKRDRFWLFFSLISLSILYLNLIWRTTTDLDRLTTDSLFWAVILWSLWYKRDRFSYDSGLISSFVGWFWLSIVMTKTITLFWFESTLLPILPFSAAIALAVIASGFKGLLQYWRELFFTAFLFFPVGAMGYFLDRQTDISLWTAKVATYLLYYFGFNVANQGNEVLLFLPNFGEFQATILYPCTGGPMILLMLKLALLLSILMPLEQTQRLFLPVISIVVGFILGVIRVCILTLAIPKPAEFDYWHGSEGSQIFSTLAVVIFSLFCYWIVQQRELKIET; encoded by the coding sequence ATGACTACAAAGATCGATACACGACAAAAGCGCGATCGCTTCTGGCTGTTTTTTAGCTTAATTAGTCTGAGTATTCTCTATCTCAACTTAATCTGGAGAACTACTACAGATCTAGATCGTCTAACAACAGATAGTTTATTTTGGGCGGTAATTCTATGGTCGCTCTGGTATAAGCGCGATCGATTCAGTTACGATAGCGGTCTAATTTCAAGCTTTGTAGGTTGGTTTTGGCTTTCAATAGTAATGACAAAAACTATTACCTTGTTTTGGTTTGAATCGACATTACTACCGATACTTCCCTTTAGTGCGGCGATCGCTCTAGCGGTTATAGCTTCTGGATTTAAAGGATTACTTCAGTATTGGCGAGAACTATTTTTTACCGCGTTCCTCTTTTTTCCTGTGGGAGCGATGGGATATTTTCTCGATCGCCAGACTGATATCTCCCTCTGGACAGCCAAAGTTGCTACTTATCTACTGTATTATTTTGGTTTTAATGTTGCCAATCAGGGGAATGAAGTGCTGCTTTTTTTGCCCAATTTTGGAGAGTTTCAAGCAACTATACTTTATCCGTGTACTGGAGGTCCAATGATTCTCTTGATGCTCAAGCTGGCTCTACTGCTGTCGATTTTGATGCCGTTAGAACAAACGCAACGCTTGTTTTTACCTGTTATCTCGATAGTGGTCGGATTTATTTTGGGAGTAATTCGAGTTTGTATTTTAACCCTGGCAATTCCCAAACCTGCTGAATTTGATTATTGGCATGGTTCTGAAGGTTCTCAAATCTTTTCTACTTTAGCCGTGGTTATCTTTTCACTCTTTTGCTACTGGATAGTGCAGCAGCGAGAACTAAAAATTGAAACCTAA
- a CDS encoding cyanoexosortase A system-associated protein — translation MNNIVGKHQWRSLIHAATGISLGAIVLSSLFTPTVGNRQVKSMALPNRIALNSWQQTARQTLKVSSEPDNNNEEIAVAASYHYRRQASDTDDSEVRKYKNLVHLEAELRYIVGTRGDIKKYIASYTDTKSQDVDKGKLVRLEDIGYHYLFTSGDRAYLSSCISPRSQSNVTHQQFSLNRYRHDLKLQVWWNWLWGNASIRDRRCLWTHLSMSKDKTNLQTAYETLEAAWIEWYRWWQPRFPGL, via the coding sequence ATGAATAATATTGTAGGTAAACATCAGTGGCGCAGTTTGATTCATGCTGCTACTGGTATTAGTCTTGGCGCGATTGTTTTATCTAGTTTGTTTACACCAACAGTAGGCAATCGTCAGGTAAAATCGATGGCATTGCCCAACCGCATTGCTTTAAATTCGTGGCAACAAACCGCTCGTCAAACTTTGAAGGTCTCATCTGAGCCAGATAATAATAATGAAGAGATTGCGGTAGCAGCCAGCTATCACTACCGTCGTCAAGCATCCGATACCGACGATTCAGAAGTTAGAAAATATAAAAATCTAGTTCACCTGGAAGCAGAACTACGTTATATCGTGGGCACTAGAGGAGATATAAAAAAGTATATTGCTAGCTATACGGATACTAAGTCCCAAGATGTAGATAAAGGTAAACTAGTACGATTAGAAGACATCGGCTATCACTACCTATTTACCAGTGGCGATCGCGCCTATCTTAGTAGCTGTATTAGTCCCCGCAGCCAGAGTAATGTTACCCACCAGCAATTTTCACTCAATCGCTATCGACACGATCTCAAGCTTCAAGTGTGGTGGAATTGGCTCTGGGGAAATGCTAGTATTCGCGACCGTCGTTGTTTGTGGACTCATCTATCTATGTCAAAGGACAAAACTAATCTTCAGACAGCTTATGAAACTTTAGAAGCGGCTTGGATAGAATGGTATCGTTGGTGGCAGCCTCGTTTTCCTGGTTTGTAA
- a CDS encoding polysaccharide biosynthesis tyrosine autokinase, with product MNNNIIRPDIIDFSNINSQETSFSLVDLKQIVYRRWKPALAVGIVAFTGFFLSTILKTPQYRSETLILLETPQNQQAASVAPTETPASKFYSIKDLSTEIFVLRSNSMVAGAIDNLKDRYPNISVSQVVGNLSIYQAATNEIPTDVLVVSYTDADPEKAKAVLEALGSTYVNYSLEKQRSQATKGIEFINSQLPKAQEELDDAAKALRQFRQVNQINDPEASATLATGTKLTIEEQIRGTEIAIDLKQKQVKVLEKQLAELGQDSEIMVAASVLGQDGVYTNLATELKEIETQYNLGKVNFRDSYYVMEDLKERQKELKKLLKERARQVLGNSVSPAIVDRVVLAQGNNNTALTPQTDASATADNTASSSQSDSGTTAKNAQEDINSEGSILLSFANQKLRLETEIATLQSELAGLKQSKLQAENTFQSIPQLQQTYTELQRQLGLKSEAYNYLLGRRQELEIAEAGETAPWRILNAPFLPSKPVSPDIKQGLFMSLAAGVFLGIATAFILQQLDQRVKQVEEVKQLTKLPVLGIIPRVDEPQIDINIHTTRRSYSYYSSFTEGLRSLAMNLRYLMIETGRIKTLAITSSTSAEGKSTITHNLGLVLAEFGLRVLIVDADMRKPKIHKLAQLPNQSGLSDAITQEEDWTNYVQTGTVENLSIITSGETSPNPIALLNSDKMKQLINQWQQAYDYVLLDTPPIGVIADAKSIASQIDSFLFIAGIQRVNRKAIGNSLEILRSSQCNIAGVVANMVDPEFDYYAYSYYDSYYNQSASNADGNEDRQESESRISNIMQQFRRR from the coding sequence ATGAATAATAACATAATTAGACCAGACATCATCGATTTCAGTAACATAAATTCTCAGGAAACAAGTTTTTCCCTAGTAGATTTAAAACAAATCGTTTATCGTCGTTGGAAACCAGCTTTAGCAGTAGGCATTGTTGCTTTTACGGGATTCTTTTTATCAACTATTTTAAAAACCCCTCAATACCGCTCTGAGACACTAATTTTATTGGAAACTCCTCAAAATCAACAGGCAGCTTCCGTAGCACCAACCGAAACACCTGCAAGCAAATTTTACAGCATCAAAGATTTATCTACTGAAATTTTTGTGCTTCGCAGTAATTCTATGGTGGCAGGAGCAATAGATAATCTCAAAGATCGCTATCCTAATATTTCTGTATCTCAAGTTGTTGGTAATTTATCTATTTATCAAGCAGCAACCAATGAAATACCTACTGATGTACTGGTAGTTTCCTATACCGATGCCGACCCTGAAAAAGCCAAGGCTGTCTTGGAAGCTTTAGGCTCCACTTATGTAAATTATAGTCTAGAAAAGCAGCGATCGCAGGCAACTAAAGGAATTGAGTTTATCAACTCGCAACTACCCAAAGCTCAAGAAGAATTGGACGATGCAGCTAAAGCTTTACGTCAGTTTCGTCAGGTAAATCAAATAAATGACCCAGAAGCATCGGCAACTTTAGCTACGGGAACCAAGTTAACTATAGAAGAACAAATTCGGGGAACAGAAATAGCCATAGATTTGAAGCAAAAACAGGTAAAAGTTTTAGAAAAGCAGCTAGCAGAACTGGGTCAAGACTCTGAAATTATGGTAGCGGCATCAGTACTAGGACAAGACGGAGTCTATACCAATCTAGCTACAGAGCTTAAAGAGATCGAAACTCAATATAATTTGGGTAAAGTTAACTTTCGTGACAGCTATTATGTCATGGAAGACCTAAAAGAAAGACAAAAAGAACTTAAAAAGCTATTAAAAGAAAGAGCGCGACAAGTTCTGGGAAATTCGGTTTCTCCCGCCATAGTCGATCGCGTAGTTTTAGCTCAAGGAAATAATAATACAGCTTTAACACCGCAGACTGATGCTTCAGCAACTGCTGACAACACAGCCTCTAGTTCTCAATCCGATTCAGGAACGACAGCGAAAAACGCTCAAGAAGACATTAATTCTGAGGGTTCTATTCTGCTATCTTTTGCCAATCAAAAACTACGGTTGGAAACTGAAATTGCTACTCTACAAAGTGAATTGGCAGGTCTAAAACAAAGCAAACTACAAGCAGAAAATACTTTTCAAAGCATTCCCCAACTCCAGCAAACTTATACAGAACTACAGCGTCAACTAGGACTAAAATCTGAAGCATATAACTATTTATTAGGAAGACGACAAGAATTGGAAATTGCCGAAGCTGGAGAAACTGCACCTTGGCGTATTCTCAATGCTCCTTTTTTACCAAGTAAACCTGTTTCTCCAGACATCAAACAAGGATTGTTTATGTCTCTTGCTGCTGGGGTCTTTTTAGGAATTGCTACAGCTTTCATATTGCAACAACTCGACCAGCGCGTCAAACAAGTAGAAGAAGTCAAACAGTTAACTAAATTGCCCGTATTGGGAATTATTCCTAGAGTTGACGAACCACAAATTGACATCAACATTCACACAACTAGAAGATCTTACTCTTACTATTCATCTTTTACCGAAGGTCTGCGTTCTTTAGCCATGAATCTACGCTACCTAATGATTGAAACTGGTCGAATCAAAACCTTGGCTATAACTTCTTCTACTTCGGCAGAGGGTAAATCGACGATTACCCATAACCTGGGCTTGGTATTAGCTGAGTTTGGTTTGCGAGTACTGATTGTCGATGCAGATATGCGTAAACCAAAGATACACAAATTGGCTCAATTACCAAACCAAAGTGGATTGAGCGATGCGATTACTCAAGAAGAAGACTGGACTAACTACGTGCAAACAGGTACAGTAGAAAACCTCAGCATAATTACCTCTGGAGAAACTTCTCCCAACCCAATTGCTTTATTAAACTCCGACAAAATGAAGCAGTTAATTAACCAGTGGCAACAAGCATATGACTATGTACTTCTCGATACACCTCCTATTGGAGTAATTGCCGATGCCAAAAGTATTGCCAGTCAAATAGATAGCTTTCTCTTTATTGCAGGTATTCAAAGAGTCAATCGTAAGGCAATTGGTAACTCTTTAGAAATTTTACGGAGTAGTCAATGTAACATTGCTGGAGTTGTAGCTAATATGGTCGATCCTGAATTTGATTACTATGCTTACTCTTACTATGATTCTTACTACAATCAATCAGCTTCAAATGCTGATGGTAATGAAGATAGACAAGAATCAGAGAGTAGAATTAGCAACATTATGCAGCAGTTCCGCCGCCGTTAA
- a CDS encoding HpsJ family protein, whose protein sequence is MNISQERQIFSSGILRLVGYGLLILALIDLFFLLIPPQLMNPVWEFQTIGAIIERIPVSLLGIVLVYYGERSDRAPIEFLILRWLSRLCLIASIVLLLMIPLSITNSFRIYYQHSAEVNSRVVGQIDAMESFQERIKSANSANEIGAILQQQASQKVNITDSINPARLKTEIVEKLQNKQIELRNKSQALRSQKRSVLLKSCFKWNLGALISSMLFFFIWKSTLWARLETNMEDS, encoded by the coding sequence ATGAATATTTCACAGGAGCGACAAATATTTTCTTCGGGAATTTTACGCTTAGTTGGCTATGGCTTACTAATCTTGGCATTAATCGACTTGTTTTTTTTGCTAATTCCACCACAGTTAATGAACCCTGTTTGGGAATTCCAAACTATAGGTGCAATTATCGAACGAATTCCCGTATCGCTTTTAGGCATAGTTTTGGTTTATTATGGCGAGAGAAGCGATCGCGCACCTATAGAATTTTTGATACTTAGGTGGTTGTCTCGACTATGTTTAATCGCATCAATAGTTTTGCTACTCATGATTCCACTAAGCATTACTAATAGCTTTCGTATTTATTACCAGCACAGCGCCGAAGTAAATAGTCGTGTTGTAGGACAAATAGATGCTATGGAAAGTTTTCAAGAACGCATTAAGTCAGCTAATTCTGCTAACGAGATTGGAGCGATTTTACAACAGCAAGCCAGTCAAAAAGTTAATATTACTGATTCTATAAATCCCGCTCGACTCAAAACTGAAATTGTCGAAAAACTACAAAACAAACAAATAGAGTTACGAAACAAATCCCAAGCTTTACGCTCGCAAAAACGCTCGGTTTTATTAAAAAGCTGTTTTAAGTGGAATCTCGGTGCTTTAATTTCTTCAATGTTATTCTTTTTTATTTGGAAAAGTACGCTTTGGGCACGTCTAGAAACCAATATGGAAGATTCATAG